One genomic segment of Corynebacterium durum includes these proteins:
- the groES gene encoding co-chaperone GroES — MSNVNIKPLEDKILVQINEAETTTASGLVIPDSAKEKPQEATVIAVGAGRFDEKGERVPMDVKEGDVVIFSKYGGTEIKYQGEEYLILAQRDILAIVEK, encoded by the coding sequence GTGTCGAACGTTAACATTAAGCCCCTTGAGGACAAGATCCTCGTCCAGATTAATGAGGCTGAAACCACCACCGCTTCCGGCCTGGTTATTCCGGATTCCGCGAAGGAGAAGCCTCAGGAGGCTACGGTCATTGCTGTGGGTGCTGGCCGCTTTGATGAGAAGGGCGAGCGCGTTCCTATGGATGTCAAGGAAGGCGACGTGGTGATCTTCTCCAAGTACGGCGGGACTGAAATCAAGTACCAGGGTGAGGAGTACTTGATCCTGGCTCAGCGTGACATCCTCGCCATTGTTGAGAAGTAA
- the groL gene encoding chaperonin GroEL (60 kDa chaperone family; promotes refolding of misfolded polypeptides especially under stressful conditions; forms two stacked rings of heptamers to form a barrel-shaped 14mer; ends can be capped by GroES; misfolded proteins enter the barrel where they are refolded when GroES binds), producing MAKLIAFDEQARKGIQAGVDTLADAVKVTLGPRGRNVVLDKAFGGPTVTNDGVTIARDIDVEDPFENLGAQLVKSVAVKTNDLAGDGTTTATLLAQSLIKEGLRNVAAGANPIELNRGIAAAADKTVEELLKRATEVSNPTEIANVATVSSRDPEIGDMVAAAMEKVGKDGVVTVEESQTMETTLDITEGVSFDKGFLSPYFITDIDAQQAVLNDALVLLVRNKISSLPDFLPVLEKIVESGKQVLIVAEDIEGEPLQMLVVNSIRKTLKVVAVKSPYFGDRRKAFMDDLAVVTNATVVDPEVGVNLSEVTIAEFGAARRVTVTKDQTVIVDGAGSAEDVENRRNQIRREIEKTDSTWDREKAEERLAKLSGGIAVIKVGAATETEVGERKLRVEDAINAAKAAAQEGVIAGGGSVLVQIAQELNTFAEGFEGDAKVGVLALARALTKPTYWIADNAGVDGAVVVARTAELPNGDGFNAATLEYGNLIEQGIIDPVKVTHSAVVNATSVARMVLTTEASVVEKPAEEEPHAGHAHHHH from the coding sequence ATGGCAAAGTTGATCGCCTTTGATGAGCAGGCCCGTAAAGGCATCCAGGCCGGTGTGGACACGCTGGCCGATGCTGTGAAGGTCACTCTCGGCCCTCGTGGTCGCAATGTGGTGTTGGACAAGGCTTTTGGTGGCCCGACTGTCACCAACGATGGTGTGACCATCGCCCGCGATATCGACGTGGAAGATCCGTTCGAGAATCTGGGTGCCCAGCTGGTGAAGTCCGTTGCGGTGAAGACCAACGACTTGGCTGGTGACGGCACCACGACCGCGACGCTTCTCGCACAGTCGCTGATTAAAGAGGGCCTGCGTAACGTAGCCGCCGGTGCCAACCCGATTGAACTGAATCGTGGTATTGCTGCCGCCGCCGATAAGACGGTGGAGGAGCTTCTGAAGCGTGCGACAGAGGTGTCCAACCCCACTGAGATTGCTAATGTTGCTACGGTCTCGTCCCGCGACCCCGAGATCGGTGACATGGTTGCCGCCGCAATGGAGAAGGTGGGCAAGGATGGCGTGGTCACGGTCGAGGAATCTCAGACCATGGAGACCACTCTGGACATTACCGAGGGCGTGTCCTTTGATAAGGGCTTCCTGTCCCCGTACTTCATCACCGACATTGATGCCCAGCAGGCCGTGCTTAACGACGCCCTGGTGCTTCTTGTTCGCAACAAAATCTCCTCGCTCCCGGACTTCCTGCCTGTGCTGGAGAAGATTGTTGAGTCCGGCAAGCAAGTCCTGATTGTGGCTGAAGATATTGAGGGTGAGCCACTGCAGATGCTGGTGGTGAACTCCATTCGGAAGACGCTGAAGGTTGTCGCTGTGAAGTCACCGTACTTCGGCGATCGTCGTAAAGCATTTATGGATGACCTTGCCGTGGTTACCAACGCCACTGTTGTGGACCCCGAGGTGGGTGTGAACCTGAGCGAGGTGACTATCGCTGAATTCGGTGCAGCGCGTCGCGTGACAGTGACCAAGGACCAGACGGTGATCGTTGACGGTGCCGGCAGCGCTGAGGATGTGGAGAATCGCCGCAACCAGATCCGCCGTGAGATCGAGAAAACCGACTCCACCTGGGATCGTGAGAAGGCTGAGGAACGCCTGGCCAAACTGTCTGGCGGCATTGCCGTGATCAAGGTGGGTGCTGCAACCGAGACTGAGGTGGGGGAGCGCAAACTCCGCGTCGAAGATGCCATCAACGCTGCGAAAGCCGCAGCTCAAGAGGGTGTTATCGCCGGTGGTGGATCTGTACTGGTACAGATCGCGCAAGAACTCAACACCTTTGCTGAGGGCTTTGAGGGCGATGCGAAGGTGGGTGTGCTTGCCTTGGCTCGCGCCCTGACCAAGCCGACCTACTGGATTGCGGACAATGCGGGTGTGGACGGTGCTGTCGTTGTGGCACGTACCGCTGAACTGCCCAATGGTGACGGCTTCAACGCCGCCACCCTGGAGTATGGGAACCTTATTGAACAGGGCATTATTGATCCTGTGAAGGTGACTCACTCGGCAGTGGTCAATGCCACGTCGGTGGCGCGTATGGTGCTGACCACAGAAGCATCTGTGGTGGAGAAACCTGCTGAGGAAGAACCTCACGCTGGTCATGCACATCATCACCACTAG
- a CDS encoding sigma-70 family RNA polymerase sigma factor: MNESERELADLVPRAAGGDRAAMQRIMVIIHPIVLRYARARIGGGRHPTAEDVAQEICLAVAMSVGNYVDRGRPFLAFVYGIASNKVADAHRALSREMSNPTEDVPETALEHDTPEEYALVSDGSNRVRLLLDSLSEKAREVIILRVFVGLSAEETAEIVGSTPGAVRVAQHRALASLRKNLDGQER, from the coding sequence GTGAACGAGTCGGAGCGTGAACTAGCTGACCTAGTTCCCCGTGCTGCCGGCGGTGACCGCGCCGCGATGCAACGCATCATGGTTATTATTCACCCAATTGTTCTGCGTTATGCACGTGCACGAATCGGTGGCGGGAGGCATCCCACCGCTGAAGACGTGGCACAAGAAATCTGTCTGGCGGTGGCAATGTCCGTGGGAAATTACGTTGACCGCGGTCGTCCGTTTTTGGCCTTTGTGTACGGCATTGCATCGAATAAAGTAGCGGATGCGCATCGTGCGTTGTCGCGGGAAATGTCCAATCCGACCGAAGATGTTCCCGAAACCGCGCTGGAACATGATACGCCAGAAGAATATGCACTGGTCAGCGATGGAAGTAACAGAGTGCGACTTCTTCTCGATTCATTAAGTGAAAAGGCACGAGAAGTCATTATTTTGAGAGTTTTCGTTGGCCTCTCCGCAGAAGAAACTGCGGAGATTGTAGGCAGTACCCCCGGGGCTGTGCGGGTTGCTCAACATCGAGCACTTGCATCGCTCCGGAAAAATTTAGATGGGCAGGAGCGATAG
- a CDS encoding DUF5319 domain-containing protein yields MNFDPLMPQDPFADDPNDPAALFDTEEPMPPLSDEDRRHILEDMELVAQFRAALEPRGVLGIFFMCEDCQENHYYGWDIMEANMRATLAGELSPVHEPSACPAVEAYVPWDYCLGYVDGLNAS; encoded by the coding sequence GTGAACTTCGACCCCCTCATGCCTCAGGATCCCTTCGCAGACGACCCGAACGATCCTGCTGCGCTGTTTGACACTGAGGAGCCCATGCCGCCCCTCAGTGACGAAGACCGCCGACACATTCTCGAAGACATGGAGCTGGTTGCGCAGTTCCGCGCGGCACTGGAACCCCGAGGGGTACTCGGCATCTTCTTCATGTGTGAAGACTGCCAAGAAAACCACTACTACGGCTGGGACATCATGGAAGCAAACATGCGCGCCACCCTGGCTGGTGAGCTTAGCCCCGTGCACGAACCCAGCGCCTGCCCCGCTGTTGAGGCATACGTGCCCTGGGATTACTGCCTTGGATACGTTGATGGGCTGAACGCTTCTTAA
- the guaB gene encoding IMP dehydrogenase, which translates to MTDMHVPTGGDDPNKVALVGLTFDDVLLLPDASEIIPSEVDTSSQLTRNIRLNIPLISAAMDTVTEARMAIAMARQGGMGVLHRNLSIEDQAQQVELVKRSESGMVTDPITCSPDMTIGEVDALCARYRISGLPVVDSDGTLVGICTNRDMRFEPDMSRTVADVMTAMPLVVAKRGVSKKDALNLLSSNKVEKLPIVDDAGKLVGLITVKDFVKTEQYPDSSKDASGRLLVGAGIGTGADSWSRAGALTDAGVDVLIVDTAHAHNKGVLEMVSKVKKEFGDRVDVIGGNLATRAAAKAMIEAGADAVKVGIGPGSICTTRVVAGVGAPQITAIMEAAVPAKEAGVPIIADGGMQFSGDIAKALAAGASTVMLGSLLAGTAEAPGETVVVNGKQYKMYRGMGSLGAMQGRGLSGEKRSFSKDRYFQADVKSEEKLVPEGIEGRVPFRGSIDAITHQLVGGLRAAMGYTGSATIEQLHDARFVQITAAGLRESHPHDIQMTVEAPNYYQR; encoded by the coding sequence ATGACCGATATGCATGTCCCCACTGGTGGCGATGATCCGAATAAGGTTGCCCTGGTTGGTTTGACCTTTGATGATGTCCTTCTGCTTCCAGATGCATCTGAGATTATTCCCAGCGAAGTGGATACGTCCTCGCAGTTAACCCGTAATATTCGTTTGAACATTCCACTGATCTCTGCAGCAATGGATACCGTGACCGAGGCACGCATGGCTATCGCGATGGCACGGCAAGGTGGTATGGGTGTGTTGCACCGCAACCTCTCCATTGAAGACCAAGCCCAGCAGGTGGAGCTGGTGAAACGCTCCGAATCGGGTATGGTGACGGACCCAATTACCTGCAGCCCCGACATGACAATCGGCGAGGTGGATGCCCTCTGCGCCCGATACCGCATTTCTGGCCTGCCGGTGGTGGATAGCGACGGCACCTTGGTGGGCATTTGCACTAACCGTGACATGCGTTTTGAGCCGGACATGTCCCGTACGGTCGCTGACGTGATGACGGCCATGCCTCTGGTTGTGGCTAAGAGGGGAGTGTCTAAGAAAGACGCCCTGAACCTGCTCAGCTCTAACAAGGTGGAAAAGCTTCCCATTGTTGATGATGCGGGCAAGCTGGTGGGCCTGATTACAGTCAAAGACTTTGTGAAAACCGAACAGTACCCCGATTCCTCGAAGGATGCGTCGGGCAGGCTGCTGGTGGGGGCTGGCATTGGCACGGGTGCCGATTCGTGGTCCCGGGCTGGCGCGCTGACTGATGCTGGGGTGGATGTGCTCATTGTGGATACCGCGCACGCCCACAATAAAGGCGTGCTGGAAATGGTGTCCAAGGTGAAGAAGGAATTCGGCGATCGTGTGGATGTGATCGGCGGCAACCTGGCCACCCGCGCTGCGGCGAAAGCCATGATTGAAGCCGGTGCTGACGCCGTGAAGGTGGGAATCGGTCCCGGTTCCATCTGTACCACCCGTGTCGTCGCAGGTGTGGGCGCACCGCAGATCACCGCCATCATGGAGGCCGCTGTGCCCGCGAAGGAAGCGGGCGTGCCGATCATTGCCGACGGCGGCATGCAGTTCTCCGGCGACATTGCCAAGGCCCTGGCTGCTGGTGCTTCCACCGTCATGCTGGGATCACTGCTGGCAGGTACGGCAGAGGCTCCGGGAGAGACGGTCGTCGTCAATGGCAAGCAGTACAAAATGTACCGCGGCATGGGTTCGCTGGGCGCGATGCAGGGGCGCGGGCTGTCCGGCGAGAAGCGCTCCTTCTCCAAGGACCGTTACTTCCAGGCGGATGTGAAGAGCGAGGAAAAGCTTGTGCCTGAGGGCATTGAGGGACGAGTGCCGTTCCGCGGTTCCATCGATGCCATTACCCACCAGCTGGTTGGCGGCCTGCGCGCGGCGATGGGGTACACAGGTTCGGCCACCATCGAGCAACTTCACGACGCTCGCTTTGTGCAGATCACTGCGGCAGGGCTGCGCGAATCCCACCCCCATGACATTCAAATGACTGTCGAAGCCCCCAATTACTACCAGCGCTGA
- a CDS encoding GuaB3 family IMP dehydrogenase-related protein, giving the protein MRNNVELGIGREARRSYSLNEIAIVPSRRTRSSKDVDTSWNIDAYSFDIPFMSHPSDALASPEFVMEMHRQGGLGVINAEGMWGRHADLDAAIAEVLNAAVDEYGGYDFNNAKAVAVLQKLHSAPINEDLLTERIAEVRASGATVAVRVSPQHAHELAPLVIKAGTELLVIQGTLISAEHVAADGEPLNLKEFIGSLDVPVIAGGVTDYTTALHLMRTGAAGIIIGGGTSTTDLALGIDAPMATAIADAAAARRDYLDETGGRYVHLIADGEIETSGDVAKAIACGADAVMLGAPLAQASEAAAPGYYWPAVAGHPRFPRGVVEPAPGRVYEEADQRPSLEVVLHGPSADAFGALNLVGGLRRAMAKCGYTDLKKFQKVQLAIRGE; this is encoded by the coding sequence GTGCGTAACAACGTCGAACTCGGCATCGGCCGCGAGGCCCGCCGCTCTTACTCCCTCAACGAGATTGCCATCGTCCCGTCTCGCCGCACTCGTTCCTCCAAAGATGTGGATACCTCGTGGAATATTGATGCCTACAGCTTTGACATTCCCTTTATGTCCCACCCTTCCGATGCCTTGGCGAGCCCTGAGTTTGTGATGGAAATGCACAGGCAAGGCGGGCTGGGCGTGATCAACGCGGAAGGCATGTGGGGCAGGCATGCGGACCTGGATGCCGCCATTGCCGAGGTCCTGAACGCCGCCGTCGATGAATACGGTGGCTACGACTTCAACAACGCTAAAGCCGTCGCTGTGCTGCAGAAGCTTCACTCCGCTCCCATCAACGAAGACCTGCTCACTGAACGCATCGCGGAAGTACGAGCATCCGGGGCCACCGTTGCCGTGCGGGTATCACCCCAGCATGCTCACGAGCTTGCACCTCTAGTAATCAAAGCCGGTACGGAACTTCTGGTCATTCAAGGAACCCTCATCTCCGCAGAGCATGTCGCCGCCGACGGGGAACCGCTCAATCTCAAAGAGTTCATTGGATCACTCGACGTGCCCGTCATTGCGGGCGGAGTCACCGACTACACCACTGCGTTGCACCTCATGCGCACTGGTGCTGCGGGCATCATCATCGGCGGCGGAACCAGTACCACCGATCTTGCGCTGGGTATTGATGCCCCGATGGCCACCGCTATTGCCGATGCTGCGGCGGCTCGGCGCGACTACCTCGACGAGACAGGCGGGCGCTACGTCCATCTTATTGCCGACGGCGAGATTGAAACCTCAGGCGACGTGGCTAAGGCCATCGCCTGTGGTGCCGACGCTGTGATGTTGGGGGCACCGCTTGCACAGGCCAGCGAGGCCGCCGCGCCAGGATATTACTGGCCTGCTGTGGCAGGGCATCCCCGATTCCCGCGCGGCGTTGTGGAACCTGCGCCAGGTCGTGTGTATGAAGAGGCTGATCAACGCCCCAGCTTGGAGGTTGTTCTTCATGGGCCGTCCGCTGACGCATTCGGTGCACTGAACCTGGTGGGTGGTTTACGGCGTGCCATGGCCAAGTGTGGCTACACCGATCTAAAGAAGTTCCAGAAGGTGCAGTTGGCTATTCGCGGGGAATAG
- a CDS encoding alpha/beta hydrolase, translating into MVRRITTMLFAALTFIGVVAITPTASAQDGPHLVSTERIDAQFLRIHVYSPAHNAVIPNDILVPEGNAPRPTLYLLPGYYGGTDGLTWANTTDYRSFFRDKNVNVVSPIGGKGSLYSDWYQDDPILGRNKWTTYLTQELPSVIDREFNGTGRDAVAGLSMSGGPALDIAAHNPGRFKAAATYSGCPMSSGVVGSPLAAGLVLGTGGNIGNAWGPPWDPAWADHDPNAQPTRLRDVAVFVGSASGVPGEVDGNHYNVGLWGGPLVVEGAANACSEHFTNNARAAGVNVDRFYAPNGAHTWPLFEHQLRTSWRTIAPAIGA; encoded by the coding sequence ATGGTCCGACGCATCACGACAATGCTGTTTGCCGCGCTGACGTTCATCGGAGTTGTGGCAATCACACCAACAGCCTCCGCTCAGGACGGCCCTCACCTAGTAAGCACCGAGCGTATCGACGCCCAGTTCCTGCGCATCCACGTCTACTCACCGGCCCACAACGCCGTGATCCCCAACGACATTCTTGTCCCCGAAGGCAATGCGCCCCGCCCCACCCTCTACCTTCTCCCCGGGTACTACGGCGGAACAGATGGACTGACCTGGGCAAACACCACTGATTATCGAAGCTTCTTCCGCGACAAAAACGTCAACGTCGTATCCCCCATCGGCGGCAAAGGCTCACTCTACAGTGACTGGTACCAGGACGACCCCATCCTCGGTCGCAACAAATGGACTACCTACCTCACCCAAGAACTCCCCTCCGTGATTGACCGCGAATTCAACGGAACCGGTCGCGATGCCGTTGCAGGACTCTCCATGTCCGGCGGACCTGCCCTTGATATCGCGGCCCACAACCCTGGCAGGTTTAAAGCCGCAGCCACTTATTCCGGTTGCCCCATGAGTTCCGGTGTTGTTGGCTCACCTCTAGCTGCGGGTCTTGTTCTTGGCACCGGCGGAAACATTGGAAACGCGTGGGGACCACCCTGGGATCCCGCATGGGCCGACCACGACCCCAATGCCCAGCCAACCCGACTCCGCGACGTTGCTGTCTTCGTGGGATCTGCCTCCGGCGTACCCGGCGAGGTTGACGGAAACCACTACAACGTTGGGCTATGGGGCGGGCCGCTCGTGGTTGAAGGCGCAGCCAACGCCTGCTCAGAGCACTTCACCAACAACGCCCGCGCGGCTGGCGTCAACGTAGACCGCTTTTATGCCCCGAACGGTGCCCACACTTGGCCGCTTTTCGAACACCAGCTACGCACCTCCTGGCGAACCATCGCCCCCGCTATCGGCGCGTAG
- a CDS encoding FGGY-family carbohydrate kinase has protein sequence MNTPSLTSHVVVVDITPDAGRMVIVTLSGGSLSTTEVHRFEHHSDRHSTHSVNHLVTEIIAGLRIVNLELSSAKATVSISACGGDYVCLTPQRDIVSASTYPAQPGKVTCNPRDFFTLTGVQPAPTATAFRLHAHLNSNPEDRSRIDAVLSIPDYIVYQLTGVMGWSRSILSGTGLTQPGSKHWSPEVFNTLGIPQHCVGEPSPDMTVVGPVTVPGLDNFTVVRGGADNNACAVHGLGLVDGEAFISFDADSLVGCVTDNPQLGDTAFAAHFNNDNCTDGHTRLQRVLPGLRLLEHCCAVFADQGRASDVAILTAQAAQHYDPGITIDITAPGISNYPEHIARLLRHHGVDRLGESCDDPALIMRVVTASLARAHATTVANLEQTIQKRITSIRLIGAGAQNTLLCKLTAQACGIPVAAGPRDATPFGSALAQLELCGHDRDALLDIERARTVRTVYTPS, from the coding sequence ATGAATACACCCTCACTAACCTCCCACGTGGTGGTTGTGGATATCACTCCGGACGCTGGGCGCATGGTTATCGTTACTCTCAGCGGGGGGAGTCTGAGCACAACAGAAGTGCACCGCTTTGAGCATCATTCGGACCGCCACAGCACACATTCCGTTAACCATCTTGTCACCGAAATCATCGCAGGCTTGCGCATCGTCAACCTAGAGCTCAGTAGCGCGAAGGCCACCGTCTCTATCAGCGCTTGCGGTGGCGATTACGTGTGCCTCACCCCGCAGCGTGACATCGTTTCTGCCAGCACATATCCAGCTCAACCCGGGAAGGTGACCTGCAACCCACGGGACTTCTTCACCCTCACTGGAGTGCAGCCCGCGCCCACTGCAACGGCGTTTCGCCTCCATGCACATCTGAACAGCAACCCGGAGGACCGCTCGCGTATCGACGCCGTCCTTTCCATCCCTGACTACATCGTCTACCAGTTAACGGGGGTTATGGGGTGGTCGCGAAGCATTCTCTCCGGCACTGGCCTCACCCAACCAGGAAGTAAGCACTGGTCACCCGAGGTATTCAACACTCTGGGTATTCCACAGCACTGCGTGGGGGAACCATCACCAGACATGACGGTTGTCGGCCCCGTCACCGTACCCGGACTAGACAATTTCACCGTGGTGCGTGGTGGTGCTGACAACAATGCCTGCGCAGTGCACGGGCTCGGACTCGTTGATGGCGAAGCCTTCATATCCTTCGATGCCGACTCTCTCGTTGGTTGTGTCACCGATAATCCGCAGCTCGGCGACACCGCCTTCGCCGCGCACTTCAACAATGACAACTGCACAGATGGACACACTCGGCTCCAGAGAGTGCTTCCCGGCCTGCGGCTCCTAGAACACTGCTGTGCCGTCTTCGCTGACCAAGGACGCGCCTCTGATGTGGCGATTCTCACCGCTCAAGCCGCTCAGCACTACGACCCGGGCATCACCATTGACATCACCGCGCCGGGTATCAGCAACTATCCGGAACACATTGCCAGGCTGCTGCGGCACCACGGCGTGGATAGACTGGGGGAGAGCTGCGACGATCCGGCGCTCATCATGCGCGTTGTCACTGCCTCACTAGCACGAGCACATGCCACAACCGTCGCAAACCTGGAACAAACAATACAAAAGCGCATCACCAGCATCAGGCTCATCGGCGCAGGCGCGCAGAACACACTTCTCTGCAAGCTCACCGCCCAAGCTTGCGGCATCCCCGTCGCAGCAGGACCCCGAGACGCCACCCCCTTCGGGTCGGCGCTCGCACAACTTGAACTCTGCGGCCACGACAGAGACGCGCTCCTCGACATCGAACGAGCACGCACTGTACGCACTGTCTACACGCCGTCATAA
- the aldA gene encoding aldehyde dehydrogenase, with translation MTTYQNYINGQFIDAADTHDVINPSTGQVLAHAPSSDIAAVNEAVAAAKAAQVHWAELPNIERAGYLTAIAAKLRDNVDRFAHYLVEEQGKVQALAEVEVSFTADYFDYMAGWARRLEGEVIPSDRPGEMIFLTYDPIGVVGGILPWNFPFFLIARKMAPALLTGNTIVIKPSMETPINAFEFCKIVDEVGLPAGVFNMVGGSGRKIGEALTTHPDVGLISMTGSVDVGKRIMEQAGSTLTRVNLELGGKAPAIVLADADLDLAATAIWNSRVINTGQVCNCAEVVLVEESAHDDLLAKLVEKMESTQYGNPVDIRELDMGPLITPEAMDKLDEMIEAAVAAGCRVETGGARATDKGEGNFYQPTVLSGATADMAIAREEIFGPVLPVVKVKDLDEAIAIANESDYGLTSSIFTNNINAALKAARQLQYGETYINREHFEAMQGFHAGRRNSGIGGADGKHGLMEYVETHVTYIQTHD, from the coding sequence ATGACCACCTACCAGAACTACATCAACGGGCAGTTTATCGACGCCGCGGACACCCACGACGTGATCAATCCCTCCACCGGTCAGGTGCTCGCCCACGCACCCAGCTCCGACATCGCCGCAGTCAACGAGGCCGTCGCAGCAGCCAAAGCCGCGCAAGTTCATTGGGCGGAACTGCCCAACATTGAACGCGCCGGGTATCTCACCGCCATTGCTGCGAAACTCCGGGACAACGTTGACCGCTTTGCTCACTACCTTGTTGAAGAGCAGGGAAAAGTGCAGGCTCTTGCGGAAGTGGAGGTGTCCTTCACCGCCGATTACTTCGACTACATGGCTGGCTGGGCGCGCAGGCTTGAAGGAGAAGTTATTCCCTCGGACCGACCAGGCGAAATGATCTTCCTCACCTACGACCCCATTGGCGTGGTGGGTGGCATCCTGCCGTGGAACTTCCCCTTCTTCCTCATCGCCCGCAAAATGGCACCGGCCCTGCTCACTGGCAACACCATCGTGATCAAGCCCAGCATGGAAACGCCCATCAATGCGTTTGAATTCTGCAAGATTGTGGATGAGGTCGGCCTTCCCGCAGGTGTGTTCAACATGGTGGGTGGCTCCGGTCGCAAAATCGGCGAAGCCCTAACCACTCACCCCGATGTGGGCCTGATCTCCATGACCGGGTCCGTTGATGTGGGCAAGCGCATCATGGAACAGGCCGGAAGTACGCTGACCCGTGTGAACCTGGAACTCGGCGGCAAGGCTCCCGCCATCGTGCTTGCCGACGCCGACCTTGACCTCGCCGCCACCGCCATCTGGAACTCCCGGGTGATCAACACTGGGCAGGTGTGTAACTGTGCGGAAGTCGTGCTTGTTGAAGAATCCGCGCATGATGATCTGCTGGCCAAGCTCGTCGAGAAAATGGAGTCCACGCAGTACGGAAACCCGGTGGATATTCGAGAGCTAGACATGGGGCCGCTGATTACCCCCGAGGCCATGGACAAGCTCGACGAAATGATTGAGGCCGCTGTGGCAGCTGGGTGCCGTGTTGAAACTGGCGGTGCCCGTGCAACGGATAAGGGCGAAGGCAACTTCTATCAGCCAACAGTGCTGTCAGGTGCGACTGCTGACATGGCTATCGCGCGGGAAGAAATCTTTGGTCCGGTGCTGCCGGTGGTGAAAGTCAAAGACCTTGATGAGGCTATCGCCATTGCCAACGAGTCGGATTATGGACTCACCAGCTCCATTTTCACCAACAACATTAACGCCGCACTCAAAGCTGCCCGGCAGCTACAGTACGGGGAAACCTACATTAACCGTGAGCACTTCGAGGCCATGCAGGGCTTCCATGCCGGGCGACGCAACTCCGGCATTGGGGGAGCGGACGGTAAGCACGGCCTGATGGAATACGTGGAGACCCACGTCACCTACATCCAGACCCACGATTAG
- the rplN gene encoding 50S ribosomal protein L14, which translates to MIQQESRLRIADNTGAREILCIRVLGGSTRRFAGIGDVIVATVKEAAPGGNVKAGEIVKAVIVRTKKETRRPDGSYIRFDENAAVIIKNDNEPRGTRIFGPVARELRDKKFMKIVSLAPEVI; encoded by the coding sequence GTGATTCAGCAGGAGTCGCGTCTGCGGATCGCCGACAACACTGGTGCGCGCGAAATTCTGTGCATCCGTGTCCTCGGCGGATCCACCCGACGCTTTGCTGGCATTGGCGACGTTATTGTTGCTACTGTCAAGGAAGCAGCGCCTGGCGGCAACGTCAAGGCTGGTGAAATTGTTAAGGCTGTTATTGTCCGCACGAAGAAGGAAACCCGTCGCCCCGACGGTTCCTACATTCGCTTCGACGAAAATGCAGCTGTGATCATCAAGAACGACAACGAGCCCCGCGGTACCCGCATCTTCGGCCCCGTCGCTCGTGAGCTTCGTGACAAGAAGTTCATGAAGATCGTCTCGCTGGCACCGGAGGTAATCTAA
- the rplX gene encoding 50S ribosomal protein L24, with protein sequence MKIRKGDNVIVIAGRDKGATGKVIQAFPKIDKVLVEGVNKIKKHVANSAPERGAESGGIVTQEAPIHVSNVMILDADGQPTRIGYRFDENGKKVRISRRTGKDI encoded by the coding sequence ATGAAGATCCGTAAGGGTGACAACGTCATCGTCATCGCAGGTCGCGATAAGGGCGCAACGGGCAAGGTTATTCAGGCTTTCCCGAAGATCGACAAGGTTCTTGTTGAAGGTGTCAACAAGATCAAAAAGCACGTGGCTAACTCCGCTCCTGAGCGTGGTGCCGAGTCTGGTGGCATTGTCACCCAGGAAGCACCGATCCATGTGTCCAACGTCATGATCCTCGACGCTGATGGTCAGCCGACCCGTATCGGCTACCGCTTCGATGAAAATGGCAAGAAGGTTCGCATCTCCCGCCGTACCGGGAAGGACATCTAA